One genomic region from Phoenix dactylifera cultivar Barhee BC4 unplaced genomic scaffold, palm_55x_up_171113_PBpolish2nd_filt_p 000046F, whole genome shotgun sequence encodes:
- the LOC103711798 gene encoding uncharacterized protein LOC103711798: protein MKLDKEICHPIHPQHKLKIEYTEVPFRCDGCKEAGIGLKYKCDLCDFDLHKACALAPATIKHAFYKRCEFRFYSKPPGLGMRICDACGKDVPGFVYHCSRCGFDLHPCCANLPQQLDDGEHNFYLCLKLSSPCHRCGRKGLGWSYRSECKNYNLHVSCVKELLAESWQAIYLNLDKNKVREIQPRIPSLRGTMQNHHRGRVGKVRRCCQIASGALRIIISAILGDPTAIIAAVIGAFISK from the coding sequence ATGAAGCTGGACAAGGAGATCTGCCACCCCATCCACCCTCAGCACAAGCTCAAGATCGAATACACCGAAGTCCCGTTTCGCTGCGATGGCTGCAAGGAAGCAGGCATCGGCCTCAAGTACAAGTGCGACTTGTGTGATTTTGATCTCCACAAGGCATGCGCCCTTGCACCAGCCACCATCAAGCATGCCTTCTACAAGAGATGCGAATTCCGATTCTATAGCAAGCCTCCTGGCCTGGGGATGAGGATATGTGATGCATGCGGGAAGGATGTGCCGGGCTTTGTGTACCATTGCAGCAGGTGTGGTTTCGACCTCCATCCATGCTGCGCAAACCTCCCGCAGCAACTCGATGATGGGGAGCACAACTTTTATCTTTGCCTCAAGCTCTCGAGCCCTTGCCACCGCTGCGGGCGCAAGGGGTTGGGCTGGTCATACAGATCTGAGTGCAAGAACTACAACCTTCATGTGTCATGCGTCAAAGAACTGCTTGCGGAAAGCTGGCAAGCTATATATCTGAACTTGGACAAGAACAAGGTCAGAGAGATTCAACCAAGGATTCCAAGCCTTCGAGGGACAATGCAGAACCACCACAGGGGGAGAGTGGGGAAGGTAAGAAGATGCTGCCAGATTGCCAGCGGTGCACTCCGTATTATCATCTCAGCCATCCTTGGAGATCCAACAGCTATAATTGCTGCAGTTATAGGGGCTTTCATATCCAAGTAG
- the LOC108511484 gene encoding chalcone--flavonone isomerase-like — MRQSLDGFYRFWGGVGDYHSLLKDIRAMVNDGMVLQAKHVFTETNGAVDWVTSFVANHYGDHLWVGEAELPSALRDIASSEDGSMPEAGRGVIENKALCVAILESIIGEHGVSPAAERSLAVRLSERLKESQDGEEKVGNPVPVRA, encoded by the exons ATGCGACAGTCATTGGATGGATTCTACAGGTTTTGGGGAGGGGTCGGTGATTACCACTCACTTCTGAAAGATATTCGGGCCATGGTTAATGATGGAATGGTGCTTCAAGCGAAGCATGTGTTTACAGAGACCAATGGGGCCGTGGATTGGGTGACGTCCTTTGTTGCAAACCACTATGGGGATCACCTCTGGGTGGGAGAGGCGGAGTTGCCCAGTGCTCTCCGTGat ATTGCATCCTCGGAGGATGGGTCGATGCCTGAAGCTGGGCGTGGGGTTATAGAGAACAAAGCTCTGTGCGTTGCAATTCTGGAGTCCATAATAGGAGAGCATGGGGTCTCCCCTGCAGCAGAGAGGAGTTTGGCGGTGCGACTGTCGGAGCGCTTGAAGGAATCCCAGGATGGAGAGGAGAAGGTGGGGAATCCGGTGCCTGTGAGAGCATGA
- the LOC103713469 gene encoding diacylglycerol kinase theta, whose translation MCSRAVKKSPKFITRSPSMDLPATPKTNLGEQILHFSHPQHPLVQVSYPYLFTCMGCKEYGAGKRFRCQICGFDLHDFCALAPPSLHNHPLHHKHQLVFFPKPGGFLRSKCDVCGKPAKGFAFRCSSCSFEMHPCCAMMSREMKFSTHQHPLTLSPPTAIMGGDSSFACEVCQRKRSGQVYCCMACGYYLHAVCAKDMINGLHVHGIRPPEKSNMLGAAAKLATQAIFGIIGDLIEGIGEGIGEAIIDDLGTGRSKSIRTK comes from the exons ATGTGCAGTCGTGCTGTCAAGAAATCACCAAAATTTATCACTAGATCGCCTTCAATGGATCTTCCAGCCACTCCAAAAACAAACCTGGGGGAACAGATCCTCCATTTTAGCCATCCACAGCACCCTTTAGTTCAAGTCAGTTACCCCTACCTCTTTACATGCATGGGATGCAAAGAATATGGTGCAGGAAAAAGGTTTAGGTGCCAGATATGTGGGTTTGATCTGCATGATTTCTGCGCACTTGCTCCTCCCTCTCTACATAACCATCCTTTGCACCACAAACACCAGCTTGTGTTTTTCCCAAAACCAG GTGGATTTCTTCGCTCGAAATGTGATGTCTGTGGCAAACCTGCCAAAGGATTTGCCTTTCGTTGCAGCTCGTGCAGTTTTGAGATGCATCCTTGCTGTGCTATGATGTCTAGGGAAATGAAGTTCTCGACTCACCAGCATCCCTTGACTCTTTCACCACCTACGGCAATCATGGGAGGTGATTCGAGCTTTGCCTGTGAGGTGTGCCAAAGGAAAAGGTCTGGCCAGGTTTATTGTTGCATGGCTTGTGGTTATTATCTTCATGCTGTCTGCGCAAAAGATATGATTAATGGGCTTCATGTCCATGGCATTAGGCCTCCCGAAAAATCTAACATGCTCGGGGCGGCGGCTAAGCTTGCAACTCAGGCCATATTTGGAATCATTGGAGATCTGATTGAAGGAATTGGAGAAGGCATTGGGGAAGCAATCATCGATGACCTTGGGACAGGTCGAAGCAAAAGTATCAGAACTAAATAG